The following proteins come from a genomic window of Candidatus Acidiferrales bacterium:
- a CDS encoding tetratricopeptide repeat protein, protein MTEKSRIEQFKELLALDPDDPLVHYGLGSEYLKTKEYAEAVACFRRVLELKPDYSAAYRELGKALEGTGETQAAAEMYRKGKEVAGQKGDIQTIKEMDVFLRRIERTESGGL, encoded by the coding sequence ATGACGGAAAAATCGCGCATCGAACAATTTAAGGAACTGCTCGCCCTCGACCCGGACGATCCGCTGGTGCACTACGGGTTGGGCAGTGAATACCTCAAAACGAAAGAGTATGCGGAGGCGGTGGCCTGTTTTCGTCGGGTGCTGGAGCTGAAGCCGGACTATTCGGCGGCTTATCGGGAACTGGGGAAGGCGCTCGAGGGCACCGGCGAAACCCAGGCAGCCGCAGAAATGTACCGCAAGGGCAAGGAGGTCGCCGGGCAAAAGGGCGACATACAAACCATCAAAGAAATGGATGTCTTCCTGCGCCGGATCGAGAGAACGGAATCAGGAGGGCTTTGA